The Rosa rugosa chromosome 1, drRosRugo1.1, whole genome shotgun sequence genomic sequence CTCATCTGCAAGTTCTCACAAAGGGTAGCATAAGTCTGTTCCAATTCAGAAGTCTGCTTGTTTCCAGTTAAAGCCACAACAATGTGGAAGTGATAGTCATAAAGTCTGGTACTTCAAGAATGGACAACAACATCAAATAGAGCGATTGGTTTCTCACTTTCTTTCtcctttgatcaaaaaaaaaaaatcttcaacGCCAAGAAAGTTGATAAGAAATATCTCACAGTGTGAACAATTATCTTAGTGGATATTAGGTGCAAACATCTAAGTGCTTCTTCATATTTGTATTTTCTAGATAACTAAACATCTAAGCTGGCCAATAAACTTCTACCAACAACTTGTAGATAAGTAAACATCTAAGCTGGCCAATAAACTTCTACCAACAACTTATACAGTTTTGCATGACAGTTTCAAAATGATAGAAAACTTAAGCAGTCAATAGTTCTGAAGTGCTCTCACTGTCATTATAGATATGCATAGAACAGCTTGAATTAATTCACCTATGAATCACTAAATAAACTTATGTAAACAATGATTTTCTTTGGATTCTGAATTTTCCGTGTTCTAGGGGAGTATATAGCGCTAAATATTGAGTAATTTTGGTAATCAATGCACTCTTGAAAAGGATATCTTGTCAAATCTTGCAATTCCTTTGTTATGTTCAATGTCTCCTCCATCAGGAATACCTTCCTTTCACAATCAACGAACTCCTGCTGGACCTTCAGAAGTACACAGACATTCAATTATTTCATATTGCTTTCCTGGGAAAGTTATTGTACTAATTAGCCATTCACAGTTTCAAGGAACGCTTTCTTACTTGCTTTTGAATATTCTGTTCTGATTTGTATTCTTCTTCTACTTTAGCTGTCTCAGATACAACACAGGCAAGCATTTCCTCAAGTGCTCTTAAAGATACCTCAGAAACCTCCTCCCTTACTAGTTCCTGACCTTCTGAAATAACATTGCAATGTAAAGTTAGTTCTAACCGAACTACATTATCAAATCATTTAGTTCCACTTGAAAGAAATAATACTATAAGGAGACAAAAAGCGAGATGGAGTTCAGCTCATAACACATAGAACATTTAATTAATGCAATTAGAATCAGATGGAATGACACATGTTAAGAGATCAAAAGTAGGTTAATTAGTAAGTGAATACAGACCATCACCAGCTTCAGTTTCCATATAATTCTCCTCATGAATTTTCCCAGCAATTGACTCTTGGAACTTCCTGGATTTACAGTTTTAGGCAAACACAATCGTAGTTTATTAACTACATGGAGGCACTATTTTGAAATAGCAGTTACAGAAATCAGAGAAATACATATCAAACTGCAGCTAGATTCTGTTATTTATTCATTTTAAAATGAACTCTATACCACATGATCTTCAATATTGATCAAAGCGAAATACCACTATATGTCTTAGAAATAGGAAAATGCTTCTTGTTCTCTACTGAGACTTGCATAAAAGGAGCATTCATATAAGTTACTTTCTTTTCAAAGATGAGACCAACCTTATCTTAGAGTTTAGCTCAAACATTTGGCTTATGAACTCATCTCTGCAAGCATAATTTTGGCAAACAATTAAACCACCATAAACTAAAAAAATCAGAGATCACAAATGACTAAATAACAATTGCGACAAAGATTTCATACCGTGCAGAAGCTTCTTTGTTCTTTGCAATGCCGAATCAAAAATACCATAAAAACGAGGTTCAgtatgaaaaagaagaaacctAGCCTTTAAAATCATTCTCCATTTTTCCAATTCAGCAATAAAATTACCTTAAGAGCTTCCAAATCAGATCCAACTGTGGAAACCTCCTCTTGCGTCAGCGAAATCCTTGACTGAAATGAAAATTCGATCAAAATCTAATCaaattaccaaaaaaataaaaaaaaaatgactcaATTTCTAAAGTACAAAAACAACAAACCTCAAGCGTTTGAATCGTAGCTTCATTCATAGCCAATTCAACTTCGTAGCCTCGAACCTCTTGCTCAATGGACTCCTTGGTCCGCTTGGCTTCTTCGAGCTCCGCATTTCTGACCTCAAGCTCAGACGTCAGCTCCTCGATTCGCTTCCTCAGGCCGACCACTCTTCGCTCTGCAAATCTCAAATCAAAGCGTTTCACACTTCAAATTTCAGCGAAGTTCATAAAATCAAAGTTAAAAACAACTGGTTAGGGTTTCCGATAGGGCTCGGAATCGGAACTCTCGAGTTTCAATTTTTTGCTTTGAATCTACATTTTGCTAAGGGAACGAAAGAGACTAGTAGCGAATGGCGAAATCGGAAAACGAGTAGTGCAGGAACGGTTACCTCCCTGAGACTTCTCGGAGGCGAAGTCGTGAATCAAGTTCATGAGGTGCTTCCGGGGGTCGCTTCCCGCCATCACTGACCGACTTGACTGTGTGCTTCGCTTCTGTTCCGAGTGACTCGTCGTTTTATATAGGGGCGCTATTCCAGCCCAAGCATAGCTATTGGCTAGCGGCCCACTTCACACGCATTTGATCTTGGGTTTTGTTCAACTATACTCATATTCATAGATTTCTGGCCTGGTAACATCTTATACTtttgataaataaaaaattcttcAATGATCCAACTATTAAGTGATCTCAGCTTTTTGTATTTGTAGTAAATcgttttttaataataaaaaaatgttaGACAGCTGTCTAATTCTGTTAGAGTAAGTGCACGTCAGTGTTTTCAATCCCTTCCCTCCTTGATCAATAGTCAATAACtacaatgtttttcttttttagtaagaagaaaatttcatttaatccattgaaaaataaataaataggaagGAACATAAAACCTAACCTTGAGCTGTTACAAATAATTTAGATGTTCTCAATCAAAAGGTATAATTTCTCTTGATATTTAGATAATTAAACTTTTTCATATTTAATAGGAAAagtttgaaacaatttgatcttTAAGTGAGTCCAACTACATTTCTAATGGattgtccaaaaaaaataaaaactataactCTCAAGAATTATGCCTACCATTGGACAAAGAAAATGACTTCTCAAAAATTAAGGACCAAACACATATTAAATGAATTGAACTCCTTCCAACTATCAAATGAATTC encodes the following:
- the LOC133726470 gene encoding uncharacterized protein LOC133726470; translated protein: MAGSDPRKHLMNLIHDFASEKSQGERRVVGLRKRIEELTSELEVRNAELEEAKRTKESIEQEVRGYEVELAMNEATIQTLESRISLTQEEVSTVGSDLEALKNKEASARDEFISQMFELNSKIRKFQESIAGKIHEENYMETEAGDEGQELVREEVSEVSLRALEEMLACVVSETAKVEEEYKSEQNIQKQVQQEFVDCERKVFLMEETLNITKELQDLTRQTSELEQTYATLCENLQMRCACPSCHLDNVEALGGLTQSNEAY